The Argentina anserina chromosome 5, drPotAnse1.1, whole genome shotgun sequence genome includes the window GTGAAACTAGGGTTTGGGGAGGCCAAGTGGGAGGAGGGAGTGGTGATTTGGGTTGTGATAATAAAGAGTAGAGCATGTGGGAAGAGTACGTGAATCTGTTCATAGTGCTTAGGGGGTGAACGACGACTGGGAAGCAGTGTAGAGCTAGATGTTCTATTGTGTTCAACTATATAACATGTTCCACTTAAAATTAGGTACTCTTTTGTATTTAATTTTGTACCACCGTATTATTTCAGGTTTTTGGTTCTTGCCGCGTATTTAACTGTATTTGCAGTTTTGTCCATATTTTCGAttcgattttttttcttctctaaaGCATATTATTAGCGAAAGACCCAACAAACACTTTTACATCTCTCATTTAAGGACTTAAGGTCATCTCCAACTCATGGGCTATTGTGCCACAATTTCCATATTGTGGCACACTTGGTTTTCAACTCATGTAGTGTGCCACAAATCACTCGAAATGACTACAACTAGTCTAATCGGGCTATTCGTGACACAGTAACACAAATGGGTCCCACCTTAAAatgattttataattatttttgtgaataatttcataaatGTATAACAACATtgttgagatatatatatatatatttaattatttgaaagaactatatttttcttttgatgaaATAATATACTACAACACTAATCTCGAATTAAACTTAGATTTTTTGAGTGTAATAACTCCTTAAATACATAACTAGCACGTTTGATAGACGAGAAAAAGCAACagggttattacaaactaCGGAGAATATACGATTCTATCTTATATGAAATTTGAAATGATTTTTTAATCgatgcatttaaaatgattgttgCTGGTATCTTTTTCAGTTAATCATTATCTTGTATATTAAAGGAGCGGCAATTTAAAATGTTAATGTctacatgttgagagcatctTTAGTAATGCTAGCCatattttagttaaattttaGCCAAAATAGCTTAAAAGTCATTTTGGCTAGCCAATTTAGAAATACGTTTGcttttctctattttagctttatttgaatttaatatatttattacatgCCTAAatgtattttaaatttaattataaattatatataatttcatacaATAAATGTTTTAACTTTAAGCTATCTCGCTAGACAAATTTTTCGAATGTGATAGCTCAAAGTTAAAGCAGAGTTATAATCAAGAGTCTGTTgcaactcttattttttttgtaaaaagctAAACATGCTCTCTAAAATGGCTAAAAAACTATAATAGAGAGTCTGATAAAGATGTTCGGAAGAAAAATGTTAGTAGAACAAAGCCACAACTATAACCAACCAAATTATATGAATtcctaaaattataatttctaGAATTTCACAGTTTTAGGAAAAACAAACTTGATTAGTTCATAATCTACTAAAATCAATTATCAGTCTTCAAGTTTAAAATGCATGAGATGGTGCGGATTAATAATGCTCCAACTCCAAACAATCCATTGATTCTCACTGAGAATTGCGTGTATGTTACACATAGAGACTTATTTGAATTAAATTTCCTATTGACATGCATCAGAGGGATAGGCTCATCACATCCTGCGgtgtattttctttttcaatatataattcctcTCCACTTTCGTAATTTTTCTTATATACAGTAGAATTCTAAGTCCTACTTAGTTCTAAATTATGGATTCACCCATGTGCGTTAGGTTAAATCGGAGTAAGGATAATGtaaatagaaaattacttaATAGTACTAGATAacatttgaattaattaaaaactcaCTTTctatatttcttatacaaattaagACATAAGTTGAAGCTCAAAAATGAGTGGACTCAAACCTGATTAATTAATACTGAAatatctaaactctaaactacCACTATTTTCACGAAAATTACCAAATTGTCACTCACAAATCTAACAAgtttttttctcttccttttttagttttttccatgcaattttaaatttttcggCAAAACCACCGGTAATTTGGAGGTaagccaatatataaagttgttcctaACGTTAtgggctttcatttaagtatcatattgcatatttttttaaaaactttgaaaattcaaattttgctcaccaaaaaccacatAAGTAGTATGTTTTacagtcgacagtagcagttagattcATAGTCAACATTAGCAGGTATCTTCTCAGCCGACAGTAGCACCTTTCAAGTCGGCAGTGGAAactagtttcatactcgatAGTAGCAAGTTGCTTAATTAGATAGTAGATGTTAGTTTcataatcgacagtagcagctagtttctcagtcgacagtagcaggtagCTTCTTAGTCGATAGTAGCAGGTacacatgtagtgtgatatgtGATAgtgaaaataaattttgaatttttttaaatgtgaTGTGCTAAACAagggtaaaaaagtaaaatatcatATGACATGTGGCAGATTGTCATTACGTGTccttatttgtaatttttggaCTTTAATTTGTTCCATCAAATTAGAAAATGAGGTTTTTGTAAactaaaatattatttgaCACTTATTAataatttgttataatgtaaAAATATAGTTGAGAGAGAATATAATGTATGTTCAGAAACGGTGGCTTATTTATCAAGCTTGAATCTCATTTTGATGGTTTACAGAGTTAGGAGGTCTTCAGTGCCTTTCAGTGGAGTTTAGATTGAgcaaaaatctcaattctAAAACTATCATATACAGTACTTGGAATTCACATacgatttttcttttcaagattATTTTGGATGCTTCCATTTTGGTCATTTTCAACAAAGTGCATTTTGGTCATTTGGTTGCGGAAAGTGCATTTTGGTAGAAAAGACTTTTCTTCTGACGCCGAATATTCataaaaaacaaatagaagaaaagaacGGACGGTCCAGAACGCATCACGGCACGCGAACAAAGTCTAGGGCCTGCGCGCGCCACGTTCGCACTTGCCTTATTCGCCTCGTCGTCTCGAACATTCCACGGAAACCTCCCCCTCTAAATAAAACGAGCGCCCCCTCAAGCCCCCCCCCGCCCCGTTTTCCCCACATCTCgaacaaaccctagaaaatttCTCTCCCTAGCTTTGTTCAAATTCAATGGCGTCGTTCGCTGAAGCCCCTCCCGGAGATGCCAAGGTCGGCGAGAAGATCTTCAAGACCAAGTGCGCTCAGTGCCACACCGTCGACAAAGGCGCCGGCCACAAGCAGGGTATCTATAcacctctctccctctcctttttcttctccGATTCGCgttttctcatttgaattctTTTGATTCTGATTGTTACGGATCTGAGGATTTTGTTGATTCTTGTTGCGATTGTTTCTTCCCGGCCTATTGTTGATTTAGATCTGATCGCTGATTTCTgcacatttttatttgattttttttgtggcTCTGGTGATTTCTGGAATATGAGGTGTTCTTGTTTATCAATTTCATCGTTCAattttttaattagaaaaattacACGAgatatttttctttgtaataGTATTTTATAATCGGAAGTGAATATATGATGTAGTAGTAGTAGCTGTTTAATCTACTGGAGTCTCTTGTGACATTAAAAATGCTCGTCAGGTCTATCAGATATAATTCATCATGCGTGTGTTTTAATGTTTTCTACGTTTTCGTGAGTTTTTGGATTTGTTCTAATGGAGCTTGCGAGTGTTGAATACTTGATTGCATTATGTGTATCGTTTTTGTGATGTGCTGTACGAGTGTTACATTAGGGTAGGGCAGTACTGATATTCTAGAAACATTTTATCAGCTGGAAAGTTAAAATGTTGATCGATCTTGCACTTTTTGGCCTGTCCTTTGTTTTAATCTTGTGCTGGTGTTCTGTTGTATTCGTATTTCAGTTCGCTAATAATAATTGTTAAATTCAGGACCCAACTTGAATGGCCTGTTTGGGAGGCAGTCTGGAACAACCCCTGGGTACTCCTACTCTGCTGCCAACAAGAACATGGCTGTGAACTGGGAGGAGAAGACATTGTATGACTATTTGCTGAATCCCAAGAAGGTACATGTCTTTTTTTGCTACCTATATGTTACTCATTGCATGTCTGTTATGTGCTTAGTGAA containing:
- the LOC126794409 gene encoding cytochrome c, which codes for MASFAEAPPGDAKVGEKIFKTKCAQCHTVDKGAGHKQGPNLNGLFGRQSGTTPGYSYSAANKNMAVNWEEKTLYDYLLNPKKYIPGTKMVFPGLKKPQDRADLIAYLKQSTAS